From a region of the Danio aesculapii chromosome 4, fDanAes4.1, whole genome shotgun sequence genome:
- the pdzrn4 gene encoding PDZ domain-containing RING finger protein 4: MGCNLCTLQKREEHYKLLYEIAQVNGREFSKSGHDGTVEALRKEPIVVQVLKRGPSSVTQSLQEVCVVDVCTQTDITFEHIMALAKMRPSTPPVPDICPFLLSDSCHSIQTMEHEYFDCPEYVASTQADVDRAVEFECEEVELCRMNSQEKLGLTLCYRTDDEEDTAIFVGQVELNSIAARDGRIREGDRILQINGRDVQNREEAVALLSNENSRSIVLLVTRPEGQMDGNWLDEDHHDFLEELKMEILEEQKKEGILQTAGCMKLSTRHEDASTDTATCSSSILEKDSGIKCSFEDSSEHEFLSYPRTQKQLRDRWEASSQLVPIDTRQEKKGQESRLSENGVECDHFQQLLELKCQIRNGGECGLVYRRSSTIECSLTEQGGSGVARELHMLNEELRSIERECQSIMQAHQLRRSKHDSPRMDKENRLRRGKLADINEHPERLQSEKLRDKDSSSAYNTAESSRSTPLGTEGSPDHSLQRRIHLTNQRNLRSMQSPYSSPILSLPSQSSSTCSRAHTYTSTTPPLQTPITSPGSQGPSQAFSSSLEQSPSNPSESDPALPADDERCEKERNRNRLAAARQYHSPYHTSTTTTQPPSTRHYQSYLQLLQQHSSSSLEYSQSQLSLLSLRGRPGPTQAGRLEWKVKVRADGTRYVARRPARDRILRERALRIREERSGGMTTDDDAVSELKMGRYWSKEERKQQLARAREQRRRREFMQKSRLECLRETMGTASGEVSILELSHKKMLKKRNKKILDNWMTIQELMSHGARAPEGTKVHNAFLSVTTV; the protein is encoded by the exons GTGAATGGTCGTGAGTTCTCGAAGTCTGGTCATGATGGGACGGTAGAGGCCCTGCGGAAGGAGCCGATCGTGGTGCAGGTTTTGAAACGTGGCCCATCGTCTGTTACCCAGAGCCTGCAGGAGGTTTGTGTGGTGGACGTTTGCACTCAGACCGACATCACCTTTGAGCACATCATGGCTCTGGCCAAAATGAGACCCTCGACTCCACCGGTGCCAGACATCTGTCCATTCCTGCTGTCCGACAG CTGTCATTCCATTCAGACTATGGAGCATGAATATTTCGATTGTCCAGAATATGTGGCCAGCACTCAGGCAGATGTGGACAGAGCAGTTGAGTTTGAGTGTGAG gagGTTGAGCTCTGTCGAATGAACAGCCAAGAAAAGCTGGGTTTGACTTTGTGTTACCGCACTGATGACGAGGAAGATACAGCAATCTTTGTTGGTCAG GTCGAACTCAACAGCATCGCTGCGAGGGACGGACGCATCAGAGAGGGAGACCGGATTTTACAG ATAAACGGTCGTGATGTGCAGAACAGGGAGGAAGCGGTTGCACTCCTTTCAAATGAAAATTCAAGATCCATAGTGTTACTTGTCACCAGACCTGAAGGACAG ATGGATGGAAACTGGCTTGACGAGGACCATCATGATTTCCTCGAGGAGCTGAAGATGGAGATTTTAGAGGAACAGAAAAAAGAGGGAATCCTTCAAACAGCAGGTTGCATGAAGCTT TCTACAAGGCATGAGGATGCAAGTACAGATACAGCAACATGCTCCTCCTCCATTCTTGAGAAAGACAGTGGTATTAAATGTAGCTTTGAGGACAGTTCTGAACATGAATTTCTGTCCTATCCCCGGACTCAAAAACAACTTCGGGACAGGTGGGAAGCAAGCTCGCAATTAGTTCCTATTGACACCAGGCAGGAGAAGAAGGGTCAGGAGAGCAGGTTGAGTGAAAATGGGGTGGAATGTGACCATTTTCAGCAACTTCTAGAGCTCAAGTGCCAGATCCGTAATGGTGGAGAATGCGGGTTAGTCTATAGGCGAAGCAGCACTATCGAGTGTAGCCTGACAGAGCAAGGTGGAAGTGGAGTAGCAAGGGAGTTGCACATGCTGAACGAAGAGCTGCGCAGCATTGAACGTGAGTGTCAGAGCATCATGCAAGCTCATCAGCTGCGCAGGAGCAAGCATGACTCACCTCGAATGGATAAGGAAAATCGTCTGCGACGTGGCAAGCTTGCAGATATTAATGAGCATCCTGAAAGACTACAAAGTGAGAAGCTCAGAGATAAAGACAGCTCTAGTGCCTACAATACAGCTGAAAGTTCCCGCTCAACTCCCCTGGGAACAGAAGGATCACCCGACCACTCGTTACAACGTCGAATTCACCTGACCAACCAGAGGAACCTTCGAAGTATGCAGAGTCCCTACAGTAGCCCCATCTTGTCCTTACCTAGCCAAAGTAGCTCTACTTGCAGCCGTGCCCATACCTACACCAGCACCACACCTCCCTTACAGACCCCCATCACTAGTCCTGGATCTCAAGGACCCAGTCAGGCCTTTTCCAGCAGTTTGGAGCAAAGTCCCAGCAACCCTTCGGAGTCAGACCCAGCACTTCCTGCTGATGACGAGCGCtgtgagaaagaaagaaacaggAATAGGTTAGCAGCCGCTCGACAATATCATTCGCCCTACCACACCAGCACTACAACAACCCAGCCTCCCAGCACACGCCACTACCAGAGTTATCTTCAGCTCCTACAACAACATTCCTCTTCTTCTCTGGAATACTCCCAGAGTCAGCTTAGCCTGCTCAGCCTCCGCGGACGGCCTGGACCTACGCAAGCTGGCAGACTTGAATGGAAGGTCAAAGTCCGGGCAGACGGAACCAGGTATGTAGCACGTCGTCCAGCGCGGGATCGTATCCTACGTGAACGAGCCTTACGAATCAGGGAGGAACGTAGTGGCGGGATGACTACGGATGATGATGCAGTCAGTGAGCTGAAGATGGGGCGATACTGGAGCAAAGAAGAACGCAAGCAGCAGCTAGCAAGGGCAAGGGAACAGCGACGCAGGAGGGAGTTCATGCAGAAGAGCCGACTTGAGTGCCTCAGGGAAACTATGGGGACGGCAAGCGGGGAGGTCAGCATCCTGGAGCTCAGCCATAAGAAGATGCTGAAGAAACGAAACAAGAAGATCCTTGACAACTGGATGACCATTCAAGAACTCATGAGTCATGGAGCACGAGCACCCGAGGGCACCAAAGTTCACAATGCCTTCCTTTCAGTCACTACAGTTTAG